Proteins encoded together in one Mus musculus strain C57BL/6J chromosome 16, GRCm38.p6 C57BL/6J window:
- the Olfr175 gene encoding olfactory receptor 174, whose product MTEDNYSLTTEFILIGFSDHPDLKILLFLVLSTIYLVTMVGNLGLVALIYMEPRLHTPMYIFLGNLALMDSCCSCAITPKMLENFFSVNRRISLYECMAQFYFLCLAETADCFLLAAMAYDRYVAICNPLQYHTMMSKKLCLQMTTGAYIAGNLHSMIHIGFLFRLIFCRSHVIKHFFCDVLPLYRLSCVDPYINELMILIFSGSVQTFSIIIVLISYFCILFTIFTMKSREGRSKALSTCASHFLSVSIFYGSLLYTYIRPSSINEGNEDIPVAIFYTLVIPLLNPFIYSLRNKEVINAIKRTMNKG is encoded by the coding sequence ATGACTGAGGACAACTACTCCTTGACAACAGAGTTCATCCTCATAGGATTCTCAGACCACCCAGACTTAAAGATACTTCTATTCCTGGtgttatctaccatctatctggTCACCATGGTGGGGAATCTTGGGCTGGTGGCCTTGATCTACATGGAGCCTCGtctccacacacccatgtacatCTTTCTGGGCAACCTGGCTCTCATGGATTCCTGTTGCTCCTGTGCCATCACTCCTAAGATGCTAGAGAACTTTTTTTCTGTGAACAGAAGGATTTCTCTCTATGAATGCATGGCACAGTTCTATTTTCTCTGTCTTGCTGAAACTGCAGACTGCTTCCTTCTGGCagccatggcctatgaccgctatgtggccatatGCAACCCTCTGCAGTACCACACCATgatgtccaagaagctctgcctTCAAATGACCACAGGAGCCTACATAGCAGGAAACCTGCATTCCATGATTCACATAGGGTTCTTGTTCAGGTTAATTTTCTGCAGGTCTCATGTGATCAAGCACTTCTTTTGTGATGTCCTCCCCCTATACAGACTCTCATGTGTTGACCCTTATATCAATGAACTGATGATACTcatcttttctggttcagttcaAACCTTTTCCATTATTATAGTCTTGATTTCTTATTTCTGCATCCTTTTTACTATATTCACAATGAAGTCCAGAGAGGGAAGAAGCAAAGCCTTATCTACTTGTGCATCCCACTTTCTGTCTGTGTCAATATTCTATGGGTCTCTTCTCTACACATATATTCGACCAAGTTCTATCAACGAAGGAAATGAAGACATACCTGTTGCTATTTTTTATACTCTGGTAATTCCTTTATTAAACCCCTTTATTTATAGTCTGAGAAATAAGGAAGTAATTAATGCAATTAAAAGAACCATGAACAAAGGATGA